The Thiohalospira halophila DSM 15071 genome includes the window ACGCGATCCTGAAGACCCTCCGCGATGGCCTCCCCCAGCTGGCCACGGTGGAGGCCTACAGCCCGGGCGATGCCATCGACACCCCGGCCGCCCTCCTGGAGCTGGAGGTCATCGAAGAGGACCCCGGCGAGAACGACGGCAGCGACCGCGTGCCGCTGCGCTGCACATGGACCGTCCACTGTGTGCTCTCCACCCGCACGCCGAACGTCCAGCGCGAGATCCGCGCCATGGCCGCGCAGATCCTCGGGATGATCCGGCGCCAGCGCTGGGGCGGCCTGCCCGTGCGCCCGCCGGAGCAGATCCAGGGCGGCCCGGGCGAGATCAGCCAGGGCCCGCACGGCTACGAGAGCTGGTATCTCACCTGGGAACAGGTCCTGTACCTGGGTGACGACGTCTGGCTAGGCGACCCGCCGGAGATCGACACCGTCTACATCTCCGCCCAGGGCGACGAATACGAGGAAAACGACGTATGACGGGCGAGCGGGAGCTGATCGACCTCGCCCGCCGCCTCTCCCGGATCGTCATGGTGGGCACGGTGGAGGAAGTCACCGCGAAGCCCCCGCGCGCCCGGGTGCGCATCGGCGACGCCGTGACCGCCCCCCTCCTGTGGGTGAATGCCCGGGCCGGCGACACCCGAACATGGGACCCGCCGAGCATCGGTGAGCAGGTGCTCCTCCTCTCCCCCTCCGGCCGCACCGAGCAGGGCGTCGTCGTAGCCGGCATCTACGGCCCGGACGGCGAGGCCAACGGCTCCAGCCTGACCGAGGCGCGCACCGACTACCCCGACGGCTCCTGGGAGACCCACGACGAAGAGGCCGGCGACCGGGGGCTCAAGATCACCGGCAACGCCACCATCTCGGTCGACGGCGACGTGACCGTCATCACCAAGGGCAACGCCACCGTCCAGGCCGACGGCAACGTCGAGGCCGAGGCCGGCGGCGACGTCCTGGCCACCGCCGGCGGCAAGGCGGTGGTCGACGCGCCCGCGATCGAGCTGGGCGGCACCGACGGGGAGGTCGTCACCACCGCGCACCCGTGCGCCTACACCGGGTCTAGCCACATGAAGGGATCCAGCATCGTGAAGGCGGGAGGCTGATATGGCGCTCGATGAATCGTCCCTGCAATCCGCCATTGAGACCAAGCTGGAGGCCGCTGGCTTCAATCTCGACGTCGGCGAAGCCAGCGCCATGGCCCAGGCCGTGGCCGAGGCCACGGTCGAGCACATCACTGCAAACGCCGAGGTCGTGATCCCCTCTGGGTCCTCGGCCGGCACCTACTCGGTGAGCTGACCATGGCCCTGGACCGACACACCGGCAAGGCGATCACGACCGAGGAGGAGCGGATCCGGCAGTCCATCGCCGACATCCTCACCACCCGGCGCGGCACCCGGGTCATGCGCCGCGAGTACGGCAGCGACCTCCCGGCCCTCATCGACGGCCCCATCAGCCCGGAGACGGAACTGGACCTCTACGCCGCCGCCGTGGACGCCATCGAGCGCTGGGAGCCCGCCGTCAAGGTCAGCAACGTGCAGCTCCGCTATGAAGAGGGCGGAGCCGTCCTGGAGTGCGACTTGCGGCGCCGTGACACCGGTGCGGCCCTGGTCGTCGGCGTGGAGGCCCGGCAGTGAGCGTGATCGACCTCTCCCAGCTGCCCGCGCCCGACGTCGTCGAGGATCTGAGCTATGAGGAGATCCTGGAGCAGCGGAAGGGGAAGTTCCTGGCTCTCGTCCTGGAGACCAACGGCGAGGACGCGCGGGACAGCTGGGCCCGCGCCCTGGAGCGAGATTCGGAGCCGATTACCAAGCTCCTCCAGGAGAACGCCTACCGCGAGCTGAACTTGCGCCAGCGCGTGAACGATTCCGCCCGCGCCCGGATGCTGGCCTACGCCACCGACGACGACCTGGATCACATAGCCGCCGACTACAACGTCGAGCGCCAGGTGATCGACGAGGGAGACGAGGACGCGACCCCCCCTGTACCGCCGACCTACGAGTCCGACGACTCCCTGCGCCTTCGCGCCCAGCAGGCCTGGGAGGGCCTGAGTGTGGCCGGCCCGCGCCAGTCCTACGAGTACCACGCCCGCTCGGCGGACGGCCGGGTCGCGGACGTCTCGGCCACCTCGCCGGCCGGCGCCGAGGTGGTGGTCACCGTCCTCTCCACCGAGGGAGACGGCACCGCCTCCGCCGACCTGCTCACCGCCGTCGACGACGCTCTCTCTCCGGACGACGTGCGGCCCCTGGCCGACCTGCTCACGGTGCAGTCGGCCACGATCGTCGAGTACGCCGTGGACGCCACCCTCTACGTCTACCCCGGCCCCGAGCAGGACCCGATCCTGGAGGCCGCCGAGGCCTCGCTGCAGGAGTACGTAAGCCAGCAGCAGCGGCTCGGCCGCGATATTCGGATCTCCGCCCTCCACGCCGCCCTCCACGTCGAGGGCGTGCAGCGCGTGGAGCTGGCCAGCCCCGCCGCCGACGTGGTCCTGGACAACACCCAGGCCGCGTACTGCACGGGCACGACGGTAGCGATCGGCGGCAGCGATGAGTGACGACCGCGCCCCCATTCTGCCGAGCAACGCCACCCCGCTGGAGCGCGCGGCGGCCGAGGCCCTGGCGGAGATCCAGCGCGTGCCCATCCCGCTGCGGGACATCTGCACCCCCGAGGGCTGCCCCGAGCGCCTGCTCCCCTACCTCGCCTGGGCCGTCAGCGTCGACCGGTGGGACCCGACCTGGAGCGAGGCCACCAAGCGGGGCGTGATCCGCGCGAGTTGGGACGTCCACCGCCACAAGGGGACGATCTCGGCGCTGCGCCGCGTCGTCGAGCCGCTGGGCTACCTCCTGGAGGTGATCGAGTGGTTCGAGACCGACCCGCCCGGACCGCGCGGCACCGCGGCCCTCAAGATCGGCGTCCGCGACACCGGCATCACCCCGACGATGTATGAAGAGCTGGAGCGGCTGATCGACGACGCCCGCCCGGTCAGCCGCCACATCACCGGCCTGGACCTCGCCGGCGAGACCCGGGGCACCCACTACTACGCCGCGGCCGTCTACGACGGCGACGTGACCGCCGTCATGCCGTATCAGCCCCAGACCGTGACCGTGAGCGGCGCCCACCACTACGGGGCGGCGCTGGACGGCGAGGACTCCGCGACCGTCTACCCCGCATAGGAGCAGATCATGGCCACCTTCTACACCATCCTGACCGACGTCGGGCAGAACAAGATCGCCAACGCCATCGCCGTGGGCGAGACCATCGAGATCACCGACCTGGCCGTGGGCGACGGCGACGGATCCCTGCCGACGCCCGACTCCAGCTTCGAGTCCCTGGTCAACGAGGTCCGCCGGGCGAGCATCAACTCCAGCCAGACCGACCCGGATAACCCGAGCTGGATCGTGGTCGAGCAGGTCCTGCCGCCGGACGTCGGCGGCTGGACGATCCGCGAGGTGGGGATCTTCGACGTCGACGGCGATCTGATTGCCTACGGCAACTACCCGGAGACCTACAAGCCGGTCCTCGACGAGGGCAGCAGCCGCACTCAGACGGTCCGGTTCATCACCGAGGTCTCGGACACCAGCGCCGTCACCCTCAAGGTCGACGCCTCCGTGGTCCTGGCCACCCGCGAGCTCGTCCAGCGCGAGGCCCGGGCCGACTACATCACCGACGCCACCCTCGCCTCCGGCGTCAGTACCGGCGACGCCGTCTACTGGGACCACGACGCCGGCGAGT containing:
- a CDS encoding phage baseplate assembly protein V → MTGERELIDLARRLSRIVMVGTVEEVTAKPPRARVRIGDAVTAPLLWVNARAGDTRTWDPPSIGEQVLLLSPSGRTEQGVVVAGIYGPDGEANGSSLTEARTDYPDGSWETHDEEAGDRGLKITGNATISVDGDVTVITKGNATVQADGNVEAEAGGDVLATAGGKAVVDAPAIELGGTDGEVVTTAHPCAYTGSSHMKGSSIVKAGG
- a CDS encoding GPW/gp25 family protein, which produces MALDRHTGKAITTEEERIRQSIADILTTRRGTRVMRREYGSDLPALIDGPISPETELDLYAAAVDAIERWEPAVKVSNVQLRYEEGGAVLECDLRRRDTGAALVVGVEARQ
- a CDS encoding baseplate assembly protein yields the protein MSVIDLSQLPAPDVVEDLSYEEILEQRKGKFLALVLETNGEDARDSWARALERDSEPITKLLQENAYRELNLRQRVNDSARARMLAYATDDDLDHIAADYNVERQVIDEGDEDATPPVPPTYESDDSLRLRAQQAWEGLSVAGPRQSYEYHARSADGRVADVSATSPAGAEVVVTVLSTEGDGTASADLLTAVDDALSPDDVRPLADLLTVQSATIVEYAVDATLYVYPGPEQDPILEAAEASLQEYVSQQQRLGRDIRISALHAALHVEGVQRVELASPAADVVLDNTQAAYCTGTTVAIGGSDE
- a CDS encoding phage tail protein I, whose translation is MSDDRAPILPSNATPLERAAAEALAEIQRVPIPLRDICTPEGCPERLLPYLAWAVSVDRWDPTWSEATKRGVIRASWDVHRHKGTISALRRVVEPLGYLLEVIEWFETDPPGPRGTAALKIGVRDTGITPTMYEELERLIDDARPVSRHITGLDLAGETRGTHYYAAAVYDGDVTAVMPYQPQTVTVSGAHHYGAALDGEDSATVYPA
- a CDS encoding phage tail protein, which gives rise to MATFYTILTDVGQNKIANAIAVGETIEITDLAVGDGDGSLPTPDSSFESLVNEVRRASINSSQTDPDNPSWIVVEQVLPPDVGGWTIREVGIFDVDGDLIAYGNYPETYKPVLDEGSSRTQTVRFITEVSDTSAVTLKVDASVVLATRELVQREARADYITDATLASGVSTGDAVYWDHDAGEYKRAIADGSAASHPVGLADAVNGRVYSGGLAEGLLTGLTAGATYYLSGSDAGALITDRPAYPVEVGVAHGAESLRIGIHADTLRRESTGDPNGNLAADRLYEAAWDTSTATPVLYLSTEADGTVDGTTWTPAADLWAALSASGAGSALATFSDAKRFTRDADGQIYLEDY